One genomic region from Prevotella sp. Rep29 encodes:
- a CDS encoding sugar transferase, translating into MTDIVCAALGLVLLSPVFIVIAVLLKCQRGGRVFFSQERIGYGGKPFNIYKFRTMSSVVEDEGPQLISMPDAAQSTRVERFIRKHHLDELPQLWNVLKGDMSLVGPRPERRYFIEKIMEHTNDYELIYEMRPGLTSEATLYNGYTDTMEKMLKRLEMDIRYLENRSLWMDFKIVVNTIFCLLSGKEF; encoded by the coding sequence ATGACAGATATTGTCTGTGCGGCATTGGGACTGGTTTTGCTCTCTCCCGTCTTTATCGTGATAGCAGTGTTACTGAAGTGTCAGCGCGGCGGTCGGGTGTTCTTCTCGCAAGAACGCATCGGCTATGGCGGCAAACCGTTCAACATATACAAGTTTCGGACGATGAGTAGCGTGGTCGAGGACGAGGGTCCTCAACTCATCTCAATGCCCGATGCCGCACAGAGCACGCGCGTGGAACGTTTCATCCGCAAACACCATCTGGACGAACTGCCGCAGCTGTGGAACGTGCTGAAAGGCGACATGTCGCTGGTGGGTCCGCGTCCCGAGCGCCGCTACTTCATCGAGAAAATCATGGAGCACACGAATGATTACGAGTTAATCTACGAGATGCGCCCGGGACTCACATCGGAGGCGACGCTGTATAACGGCTATACCGACACGATGGAGAAGATGCTGAAGCGTCTGGAAATGGATATCCGCTACTTGGAGAACCGCTCGCTGTGGATGGACTTCAAGATTGTCGTAAACACGATATTCTGTCTGCTGAGCGGGAAAGAGTTCTGA
- a CDS encoding site-specific integrase — translation MAKAKLFNSKEALLEGYCDLNRTPHLDNYLTKGKGGRKVYLLGRVLPSGNISLMRYSCSNGKRQREMLNVVLKLEVDANVKRENEEKLRLQALACDALNADLERREANFQSSIKSKVLLLDFIRQVGEAALRETGNRHSMYATMNSLAKHVEAYAGTDTRFKEVNEDWLRGFIDYLKHDALNVNFTRTEKEGRRKEINISQNTQHRLIVNINYVLNKAVKKHLITSNPMDLLDNSDKVSAKSGTREYLTSEEVELLMGTPFTHGKYHIKEAFLFSCYTGLRFSDLKQLKMSDFRFDRKHGWYLKIKMVKTREPLTIFIPNVAYDLLPATEDEDRPVFDLPKNDYANQALQRWLKDAGIKGKHITFHCARHSAATILYSAGLPLQTIQKQLGHIKAQTTEIYAKMMEDAQHEASSKMDELFKH, via the coding sequence ATGGCAAAAGCAAAGTTATTTAACTCAAAAGAGGCTCTTTTGGAGGGCTATTGTGATTTAAACAGAACTCCCCATCTTGACAACTATCTGACAAAGGGGAAAGGTGGTCGTAAGGTTTATTTGCTCGGTAGAGTGCTGCCGTCGGGCAATATATCCCTTATGCGTTATTCATGTAGCAATGGCAAACGCCAACGTGAAATGCTTAACGTAGTGTTGAAACTTGAAGTGGATGCAAACGTAAAGCGAGAGAATGAAGAAAAGTTGAGATTGCAGGCTTTGGCTTGTGATGCGCTTAACGCTGACCTTGAAAGGAGAGAGGCAAACTTTCAATCATCTATAAAGTCAAAAGTCTTGCTTCTTGATTTCATTAGACAAGTTGGTGAGGCTGCGTTGCGAGAGACAGGAAACCGTCATAGTATGTATGCAACTATGAACTCTTTAGCGAAACACGTTGAGGCTTATGCAGGAACGGACACACGTTTTAAAGAAGTTAATGAGGATTGGTTACGTGGCTTTATCGACTATCTAAAGCATGATGCACTTAACGTAAATTTCACACGTACAGAGAAAGAGGGTAGGCGCAAAGAGATAAATATATCTCAAAACACACAGCATCGTTTGATAGTGAACATTAACTATGTACTGAATAAGGCGGTGAAGAAGCACCTAATCACATCAAACCCTATGGACTTGTTAGATAATAGTGATAAGGTATCAGCAAAGTCTGGCACACGTGAGTATCTTACAAGTGAAGAAGTGGAATTGTTGATGGGAACGCCATTTACACATGGCAAATATCATATAAAAGAAGCGTTTTTGTTCTCATGCTATACTGGGTTACGCTTTTCAGACCTCAAACAACTAAAGATGTCGGATTTTCGCTTTGACAGAAAACATGGTTGGTATCTTAAAATAAAGATGGTTAAGACGAGAGAACCGCTTACAATCTTTATCCCGAATGTTGCTTATGATTTATTGCCTGCTACGGAAGATGAAGATAGACCAGTGTTTGACCTACCTAAAAATGATTATGCGAATCAGGCTCTTCAAAGATGGTTGAAAGATGCAGGTATCAAAGGAAAGCACATCACTTTCCATTGTGCTCGTCATTCTGCGGCAACAATATTGTATAGTGCAGGATTGCCATTGCAGACAATTCAGAAGCAACTCGGACACATCAAGGCGCAAACAACGGAGATTTACGCTAAGATGATGGAAGACGCTCAACATGAGGCAAGTAGTAAGATGGATGAACTTTTTAAGCATTGA